The Planctomycetota bacterium genomic sequence CCACCGGCTGGGGGAAGATCGCGGCCGAGTGGACACCCGCCCGGTTCGAGGCGGCGCTCGTCGCGCCCCCCAAGGATCCGGAACACAAAGCCCTCGTCGACCGGCTCGGGCAGCGCTACCACGCCTCGAAAGACCTGCTCTCGGCCTACGTCGATCTCGACGACGGACTGTCGATCCTCTCGCGCCACACCAAGGACCTCGGCTACGACGGCCTGGTGCTGTTTCTCGACGAGCTGATGCTGTGGCTGGCAGCGCACGCCAGCAACCACACGTTCCTGGAAACCGAGACGTCCAAGCTCGCCAAGCTCGTCGAGCCGCAAAACCCCGACCGGCCGGCGCCGATCGCCAGCTTCATCGCCCGCCAGCGCGACCTCCGCGACCTGGTCGGGCCCGGGGTGACCGGAGCCGGCAAGCTCAACTACATCGACTTCGTGCGGTGGAACAGCGGCCGCTTCGGCACGATCAACCTCGCCGACCGCAACCTCCCGGTGATCGCCGAGAAGCGCGTGCTGCGGCCGAAGAGCGCGGCGGCACGGGCCGAGATCGACGCCGCCTTCCAGCGGACGGCGACGGTGCGCGCCAGCGTGATGAACACGCTCCTCACGGCCGAGGGCGACCGGAAGATGTTTCGGCAGGTGTATCCCTTCTCGCCGGCCCTGATCCAGACGCTCGTGGCGGTGTCGAGCGTGCTGCAGCGCGAGCGGACGGCGCTCAAGGTGCTGATGCAGCTCCTCGTCGATCACCGCGACACGCTGGCCGTGACCGACCTCGTGCCGGTCGGCGACCTGTTCGACATCCTCATCCATGGCGACACCGTCACCGATACCGACGTCGTCACCCACTTCGAAAACGCGCAGAAGCTCCTCCACACGAAGCTGCTGCCGCTCCTCGAAACCCAGCACGGCAAGACACGCGACGAGATCCACGGGCTTCCCCCGGCCGATCCGGCGCGGAAGGCGTTCGTGGCCGACGAGCGGCTCCTCAAGACGCTCCTCCTGGCGGCCCTCGTGCCGGAGGTGGAGGCGCTGCGCGGGATGACGGCCGAACGGCTCGCGGCGCTCAACCACGGCACGATCGCCTCGCCGATCGTCGGCGGAGAGGTGCAGGCGGTCGCCAACAAGGTGCGCGCCTGGGCCGCGCAGGTCGGCGAGATCCGCATCTCCGGCGAACCGCGCAATCCGACGATCGCGATCGTGCTGGCCGACGTCGACACCGACAGCATCCTCCAGCGCGCCGCCAGCGAAGACAGCTACGGCAACCGGGTGAAGATCATCCGCCAGATCGTGTTTCATGAGGCGCTCGGGATCGAGGATGCCGCGCTGTTCGAGCAGGAGCACGCCGTCGAATGGCGCGGCATCGAGCGGAAGGCGGCGGTCGTGTTTCGCAACATCCGCGACATGAGCCCCGACCAGCTCGCCAATCCGTCGGACGACTGGAAGGTGGTGATCGACTTCCCCTTCGACCAGCAAAACTTCTCGCCGCGCGACGACCTCACGAAGCTCGACGAGTGCCGGCGGGCGAAGGGCTCGACGAAGACGATCGGCTGGGTGCCCGCCTTCTTCTCGCAGCGCACGCTCGACGACCTCGGCCGGCTCGCCGTCCTCGAGCACGTCCTCGGCGGCAACCGCTTCGAGGGCTACGCCTCGCACCTCACCCCGGCGGCGCGGCAGGCGGCCCACGGGATCCTCGAAAACCAGCGCGACACGCTGCGTGGCCAGTTGGTGGCGGCGGTGAACCTCGCCTACGGCCTGGGGAGCGGCAGCGCCGCGGGGGTCATCGACCAGGCGCACGAGATCGACCTCGCCGACCGCTTCCAACCGCTCGCCGCCGGGCTCACGCTCCGCCCGCCGGCGCAGGCCTCGCTCTCCGGCGCCCTCGACGACCTGCTCGGCCAGGCGCTGGCCTGGGAGTTTCCGGCCGCGCCGGCGCTGGGAACGACGCTCACCACGGGGAAGCTGTCGACCGTCCTCCGCAAGGTGGTCGAAGCGAGCCAGGCCCGCGACGGCCGGGCGGCCGTGGAGCGCGACGACCGCACGCTCCTCCGCCAGATCGCCGATCCCCTGCTGCTCGGCGAGATGCCGCCCGACGGCACGCACTTCGTCATCGGCCACCACTGGAAGGATCACTTCCACCGCCAGCGCGCCCAGGACGACGGTCCGCTCACCGTCGAGAAGCTGCGTCACTGGATCGACGAACCGGGGAAGATGGGGCTGACGCGTGCCGCGCAGAATCTCGTGATCCTGGCGTGGGCGGCGCAGGGCGGCATGTCGTTCACGCTCCACGGGGGCACCTGCGAAGGCTCGATCGGATCGCTCGACGACACCTGGGTCCTCGCCCAGGAGGCACCGCCCGATCCGGCCGACTGGGCACGGGGGCAGCCGCGGGTAGGAAGCCTGTTCGGCGTGGCCGTCTCGCCGCTGGCCACCGCCGCCAACGCCGCCGCGGCAGGGGCGAAGGTCAAGGAGATAGCGGCGCGCTCGAGCGCCGCGGTGGGCCACTACGCGCGGCTGCTCGAGGCGCGGCTCGCGGGCCTGGGAGTGGCCCGCGATGCCGCCGAGCGGATGAAGACGGCCGACGCGGCCGCGGCGGTGCTCGCCGCGGTGGCGGTGGCGGCGCCGAAGGATGTCGTCGCCGTGCTCGCCCGGGCGGCCGTGCCCAACTCCGAGCGCGCGATGAGCGAGTGCATCATGAAAGCCGACACCTGGGCCCGCGCCCTCGAAGACCGGGTGTGGGATCTCGTCGGCCAGATCGGACGGGCCGACCCCGACGTGCAAAGCCGGGCCGCACCGATCCTCGCCGACGTGCGCGAGGCCCTCGGCCACGACGACCACGTGGCGACGACACCCCTGTCCGAGGTCCTCGACACGGCGTATCAGCGGCTCCTGGCCGTCTTCGTCAGGACCCCGCCGCCGGCTCCTGCGTCGTCGCCCGCCGAGCGGCAGGCGCCCGAGCCGCCGCTGCGGCCGTCGCCCGCCGCGTCCGCGCCGGCGATCCCCGCGCGCGGCACCGAGAACATTCCCGATGCCGACAGCGCCAAGGCCCGCATCGACCAGATCCGCCAGGCGCATCCCCGGGCGACGATCGAAGTCACGATCCGGTGGAGTGACGGCGCGTGAACCAGGCGAGCCCGTCCAAGGCGATCACGTTCAACCAGATCCGGGCCCGGGTCGCGGCGCTGTCACGCGGCAGGCCGATCCGGCGGCCGGTCGGGATCCGGTCGGCGGCGCGGTGGCTCGGCGAAGGGGTGCACGTCGACGGCGAGACGACGTTTTTCATCGCGCAGTGCGATTCGCCGCTCGCCCTGCGCCTGGCGCTCAAGGCGCCCCCGCCCGCCGGCAAGACGGGGGTGGTGCGGGTGTTGGTCACGAACCTCGACGATGCGGCGATCAGCCCCGACATCTTCGCGCGGCTCCACCGACCGCGGCTGTTCACGATCGACCGCTGGAGCCTCGTCCAGCAGCAGTTCGCCGCCGAGTCGATCGATCCGCGCCTCGTGAAGCACGACTGGCTCGCCGACGCGGTGGTCGAGCATCTCGGCGGCACGCGCACCGCCACGGCCAAGAGCGGGTTTCTCGACGCCGAGACGCTGTGGCGTGATCTCCTCGCCGCCACGATCGGCCTGTCGGCAGACCTGCCCGATCTCGCGGCGATCCTCAAGTGGTCGCTCGACACGGCGCGCGTCCGCCGGCTGCGTGCGCTGGCGCCGGAGCTGCGCGCGGGGATCGAGGAGTGGCTGCGGAGTCGCGCCGGCGACGCGGCGGAATTCGTCTTCGCCGTGGCCGACAAGACCGACGAGCCCGATGCGGTGCCACTGGCGCTCGTCGCCGGGGTGCTCACCGACCGGCGCGTCCGAAGCCGGACCGATCGGGCGATCGGCAAGCTCGAGGGGCTGTGGTTCGGCAACCGCACCGTGGGCGTGGCCCAGCTCGAGCGGATCGGCGGCGAGGCCGCGGCACTGGTGCGCACGTCGATGGCCGACCCGGTCGACCAGCGGCGAACCCTCGCGCGCGCCGAAGAGCTGCTCGCGGAGGTCGACGGCTCGGCGCATGCCCATGCCAGCCCGATCCTCCCCCTCGGCCACGCCCAGCGCCTGGGGATGTTCGCCGCAGCAGTCAAGGAGTTCCTCGCCGCACCAAGCGCCAACACCGACGCCGTCGAAGAGGTCGCCCGGCAGGTCCGGGCCCACGACCAGACGCACCGCAATCCGGCCGAGTCGGAGCGGCTCGAGATGGCGACGCGGCTGGTGCGTTTTCTGGCAACGCGACGCCGCGAGCGTCGTCCCGCCGAATCGCTGGCCGACGCTGCCGGCCGCTTTCTGGCCGAAGGGAGCTTCGTCGATTGGGCGCGGTCGGCCTCGGGCCGGCTCGCCGCGTCGCGCGAGCTGTCGGAGGGGCTCGACGCGCTCCACGCCGCCGCCACCCGCGAGCAGGAGGCCGCCGCCCAGGAGTTTGCCACGCTCCTGGCCGCGTCGGTCGCATCCGGTGCCTATCCGGCCGACGTCCTGCTCATCGAGCAGGTCCTCGACGCGGTCGTCGCACCGCTGGCGAAGGCCATGCCGGTGCTGCTGATCGTGCTCGACGGGATGTCGGCGGCGGTGTGCCGGGAGCTCGTCGATCACCTCACTCGCGACCGTCGCGATTGGCTCGAGATCGTCGAGGAGGGGCGCTGCTCGAGCCGGCCGGTGATCGCCACCGTGCCTTCGGAGACGAAGTATTCGCGGGCGAGCCTCCTCGCCGGCCGGTTCGCGACCGACGGCGCCGACGAGCGGGCGGCATTCGCCGCCCACCGCGGGCTCGTCGAGGCCAGCGCCGGCGGCCTCGGTCCCGTGCTCCATGCCAAGGCCCACCTGTCCGGAACGACGGTGGCGGAGGTCGTTCGCGAGGAGATCGCGTCGACGAAGCGCCGCGTCGTCGGCGTGATCGTCAACGCCGTCGACGACCACCTGGCCAAGGCCGATCAGATCCTCGTCCGGTGGACGCTCGACACGATCCCGGTGCTCGAAGCCCTGCTCCACGACGCCGCCCGCGCCGGCCGGGCCGTGATCCTCACCAGCGACCACGGCCACGTGCTCGACACGGGCACGACCGCGCGGTTCATTCCGGGGGCCGCCGGTGGCGAACGCTGGCGGGCTGTGGCCGGCCCTCCTCCCGGACCGGACGAATTCGCCCTGCGCGGGTCTCGGGTGGCGGTCCCCGGCGGTGCGCTCGTGACGTCGTGGAGCGAGTCGGTCCGGTACATCACCGCCACGAAACGCGGCTACCACGGCGGGATCTCGCCCCAGGAAATGGTCGTGGCGACGAGCGTGCTGATTTCCTCCGGCGTGACCGAGCCGGCCGGCTGGCAACCGGCGCCCGAATCGACGCCCCCATGGTGGGATCGCGACGGGGCGGCCGCAGCCAGCCGGCCCGAACCGGCCACGCCCCCGAAGAAACCGCCGGGGATGCTGTTCGACATCCATCACGAACAACCCCCGGTGCCCGACCCGAAGACGGTCCCCCCGAAGGCGGCGATGGCGGCGACCGGCGCTCCTGACTGGACCACCGCGG encodes the following:
- a CDS encoding phage resistance protein; protein product: MTLLRDVIEIPESLPANRFVLKLAEGVLDPAGTLRDYVVTEQLAKAFDEALGVIRDSLATRASNGTYLHGSFGTGKSHFMAVLHLILTGNLQARSIPELASVIHAHNEWMAGKKFLLVPYHMIGKASLDEGILKGYVDHLERTQPGTPLPLVHKSAGLVAQARRDRQSFGDEAFFKVLNETRTTGTTGWGKIAAEWTPARFEAALVAPPKDPEHKALVDRLGQRYHASKDLLSAYVDLDDGLSILSRHTKDLGYDGLVLFLDELMLWLAAHASNHTFLETETSKLAKLVEPQNPDRPAPIASFIARQRDLRDLVGPGVTGAGKLNYIDFVRWNSGRFGTINLADRNLPVIAEKRVLRPKSAAARAEIDAAFQRTATVRASVMNTLLTAEGDRKMFRQVYPFSPALIQTLVAVSSVLQRERTALKVLMQLLVDHRDTLAVTDLVPVGDLFDILIHGDTVTDTDVVTHFENAQKLLHTKLLPLLETQHGKTRDEIHGLPPADPARKAFVADERLLKTLLLAALVPEVEALRGMTAERLAALNHGTIASPIVGGEVQAVANKVRAWAAQVGEIRISGEPRNPTIAIVLADVDTDSILQRAASEDSYGNRVKIIRQIVFHEALGIEDAALFEQEHAVEWRGIERKAAVVFRNIRDMSPDQLANPSDDWKVVIDFPFDQQNFSPRDDLTKLDECRRAKGSTKTIGWVPAFFSQRTLDDLGRLAVLEHVLGGNRFEGYASHLTPAARQAAHGILENQRDTLRGQLVAAVNLAYGLGSGSAAGVIDQAHEIDLADRFQPLAAGLTLRPPAQASLSGALDDLLGQALAWEFPAAPALGTTLTTGKLSTVLRKVVEASQARDGRAAVERDDRTLLRQIADPLLLGEMPPDGTHFVIGHHWKDHFHRQRAQDDGPLTVEKLRHWIDEPGKMGLTRAAQNLVILAWAAQGGMSFTLHGGTCEGSIGSLDDTWVLAQEAPPDPADWARGQPRVGSLFGVAVSPLATAANAAAAGAKVKEIAARSSAAVGHYARLLEARLAGLGVARDAAERMKTADAAAAVLAAVAVAAPKDVVAVLARAAVPNSERAMSECIMKADTWARALEDRVWDLVGQIGRADPDVQSRAAPILADVREALGHDDHVATTPLSEVLDTAYQRLLAVFVRTPPPAPASSPAERQAPEPPLRPSPAASAPAIPARGTENIPDADSAKARIDQIRQAHPRATIEVTIRWSDGA
- the pglZ gene encoding BREX-2 system phosphatase PglZ; this encodes MNQASPSKAITFNQIRARVAALSRGRPIRRPVGIRSAARWLGEGVHVDGETTFFIAQCDSPLALRLALKAPPPAGKTGVVRVLVTNLDDAAISPDIFARLHRPRLFTIDRWSLVQQQFAAESIDPRLVKHDWLADAVVEHLGGTRTATAKSGFLDAETLWRDLLAATIGLSADLPDLAAILKWSLDTARVRRLRALAPELRAGIEEWLRSRAGDAAEFVFAVADKTDEPDAVPLALVAGVLTDRRVRSRTDRAIGKLEGLWFGNRTVGVAQLERIGGEAAALVRTSMADPVDQRRTLARAEELLAEVDGSAHAHASPILPLGHAQRLGMFAAAVKEFLAAPSANTDAVEEVARQVRAHDQTHRNPAESERLEMATRLVRFLATRRRERRPAESLADAAGRFLAEGSFVDWARSASGRLAASRELSEGLDALHAAATREQEAAAQEFATLLAASVASGAYPADVLLIEQVLDAVVAPLAKAMPVLLIVLDGMSAAVCRELVDHLTRDRRDWLEIVEEGRCSSRPVIATVPSETKYSRASLLAGRFATDGADERAAFAAHRGLVEASAGGLGPVLHAKAHLSGTTVAEVVREEIASTKRRVVGVIVNAVDDHLAKADQILVRWTLDTIPVLEALLHDAARAGRAVILTSDHGHVLDTGTTARFIPGAAGGERWRAVAGPPPGPDEFALRGSRVAVPGGALVTSWSESVRYITATKRGYHGGISPQEMVVATSVLISSGVTEPAGWQPAPESTPPWWDRDGAAAASRPEPATPPKKPPGMLFDIHHEQPPVPDPKTVPPKAAMAATGAPDWTTAVIATDVFAAQKKLVTRGYPGDEILCRLLATLDARGGTLTSPALARTLGYATLRLPGLLSVAQRMFNVDGYQVISVDIRSDTVTLDKPTLLVQFGMSPEDARR